A window of the Physeter macrocephalus isolate SW-GA chromosome 7, ASM283717v5, whole genome shotgun sequence genome harbors these coding sequences:
- the LOC112063765 gene encoding LOW QUALITY PROTEIN: ER membrane protein complex subunit 3-like (The sequence of the model RefSeq protein was modified relative to this genomic sequence to represent the inferred CDS: substituted 1 base at 1 genomic stop codon) — translation MAGPELLLDSNICLWVVLPIIIITFVMGMICHYMSILLQSDKKLTQEQVSDSQVLIRSRVLRENGKYIPKQSFLTXNYYFNNPEDGFFQKTKRKVVPPSPITDPTMLTNMMKGHVTNVLPMILIGGWINMTFSGFAITKVLFPLTLCFKPVLQQEIELLTLDASWVSSASWYFLNVFGLWSIYSVILGQDNAADQAWIMQEQMTGAAMAMPADNNKASKTEGEALELTDHQWALDGVRKELMAKDLHFEAMFKKELQTSIFLKTKQGLTVSGTRSSA, via the coding sequence ATGGCAGGGCCGGAGCTGCTGCTCGACTCCAACATCTGCCTCTGGGTGGTCCTgcccatcattatcatcaccttCGTCATGGGCATGATTTGCCACTACATGTCCATCCTGCTGCAGAGTGACAAGAAGCTCACCCAGGAACAAGTCTCCGACAGTCAAGTCCTAATTCGAAGCAGAGTCCtcagggaaaatggaaaatacattcCCAAACAGTCTTTCCTGACATGAAACTATTACTTCAACAACCCAGAGGACGggttttttcaaaaaactaaaaggaagGTTGTGCCTCCTTCTCCTATAACTGATCCCACTATGCTCACCAACATGATGAAAGGCCATGTCACAAATGTCCTCCCTATGATTCTTATTGGTGGATGGATCAACATGACATTTTCAGGCTTTGCCATAACCAAGGTCCTGTTTCCACTGACCCTCTGTTTTAAGCCTGTGCTACAGCAAGAAATTGAACTACTCACATTAGATGCCTCCTGGGTGAGTTCTGCATCCTGGTATTTCCTCAATGTCTTTGGGCTTTGGAGCATTTACTCTGTGATTTTGGGCCAAGATAATGCTGCCGACCAAGCATGGATAATGCAGGAACAGATGACTGGAGCAGCCATGGCCATGCCCGCAGACAACAATAAAGCTTCTAAGacagagggggaagctttggagctgACGGACCACCAGTGGGCACTAGATGGTGTCAGAAAGGAGCTCATGGCCAAAGACCTCCACTTCGAAGCCATGTTCAAGAAGGAATTACAGACTTCTATTTTTCTGAAGACGAAGCAGGGGTTAACTGTGTCAGGAACTCGGAGTAGCGCTTAA